A genome region from Apus apus isolate bApuApu2 chromosome 2, bApuApu2.pri.cur, whole genome shotgun sequence includes the following:
- the LOC127380389 gene encoding macrophage mannose receptor 1-like has protein sequence MLMLHWTPYKDIMLDEELAGWSHSKSVMSKSARCPDGDLWWITDHQLMSVKLNLCLGVPSKEDQAVITLYPCNRTSELQWWECRNESLLAIQGEDLFFSPGKEEHDQVFLKKGLSAKNKWNIYGAMDVLCSQGCEEIFTLLGNAFGAPCVFPFMYNKQWYSGCTEAGRADGWPWCATTANYDTDQRYGFCPSKDKDTTWVTDLLTNVHYQINSESALTWHQARKSCQQQNAELLSITDIHEQTYLKELTKDTDSALWVGLNRLDLRSGWEWIGGTPFQYLNWAPGSPSPESGKLCVVLNPETKAKWQNWECDQKLGYICKRRNFASAPSG, from the exons ATGTTGATGTTGCACTGGACTCCATACAAAGACATCATGTTGGAtgaggaactggctggatggtcacactcaaagagtgtGATGTCAAAGAGTGCgcgatgtccagatggagacctctG GTGGATCACTGATCATCAGCTTATGAGTGTGAAACTGAACCTATGCCTGGGGGTGCCATCAAAGGAGGATCAGGCTGTGATCACCCTGTACCCATGTAATCGAACGAGTGAGCTCCAGTGGTGGGAATGCAGAAATGAAAGCCTCCTTGCAATCCAAGGAGAAGATTTGTTTTTCAGTCCTGGCAAAGAAGAACATGAtcaagtttttttaaagaagggcCTGAGTGCAAAGAATAAGTGGAATATCTATGGGGCCATGGATGTTTTATGTTCCCAGGGATGCGAAG AGATCTTCACACTGCTAGGAAATGCTTTTGGGGCCCCCTGTGTGTTTCCTTTTATGTACAATAAACAATGGTACAGTGGGTGCACGGAGGCGGGCCGGGCTGATGGCTGGCCCTGGTGTGCCACCACTGCAAACTACGACACAGACCAGCGATATGGATTTTGCCCATCAAAAG ATAAAGACACCACCTGGGTCACAGATCTGTTAACAAATGTCCATTACCAAATAAACTCTGAATCCGCTCTCACATGGCACCAAGCCAGGAAGAGCTGtcagcagcaaaatgcagaattaCTGAGTATCACAGATATTCACGAACAAACATACCTTAAAG AGTTAACAAAAGACACAGATTCTGCACTGTGGGTTGGACTCAACAGACTGGACTTGAGGAGTGGATGGGAATGGATTGGAGGCACCCCTTTCCAGTACTTAAACTGGGCTCCAG GAAGCCCCTCCCCAGAATCTGGAAAACTCTGTGTGGTTTTGAATCCTGAAACAAAAGCTAAATGGCAAAACTGGGAATGTGACCAGAAACTCGGTTACATCTGTAAGAGAAGAAACTttgcctcagctccctcag GCTGA